One region of Primulina tabacum isolate GXHZ01 chromosome 1, ASM2559414v2, whole genome shotgun sequence genomic DNA includes:
- the LOC142537869 gene encoding uncharacterized protein LOC142537869 yields MASFCCAHSNPISFIFKNPRNSNYQYVSVLSRLDDSSGSRLRVMADSAPRAKFVARRTQSVSVRQLQRPLIEYMRLPASQYSVLDAERIERVDDSTFRCYVYRFKFFAFEVCPVLLVKVEEQPNGCCIKLLSCKLEGSPIVVAQNDKFDASMENKISCDSTRRDISVQNLTSNAVIEVNVEVPFAFRAIPTQAIESTGSQVLEQILKAMLPRFMSQLEKDYNAWASGDTSRQPLGTGQI; encoded by the exons ATGGCATCATTTTGCTGCGCGCATTCAAATCCAATTTCGTTCATCTTCAAGAACCCTAGAAATTCAAATTACCAATATGTATCCGTATTGTCAAGGTTAGACGATTCTTCCGGATCCAGGCTCCGAGTGATGGCGGATTCTGCTCCCAGAGCGAAGTTTGTGGCTCGCCGAACCCAATCCGTTTCCGTAAGGCAGCTACAACGCCCGCTGA TTGAGTATATGCGCCTGCCGGCAAGTCAGTACTCGGTACTGGATGCTGAGAGAATAGAGCGGGTGGATGATAGCACGTTCAGGTGTTACGTATATAGATTTAAGTTTTTTGCATTTGAAGTGTGCCCTGTTTTGTTGGTGAAAGTGGAGGAGCAGCCTAATGGTTGCTGCATTAAGCTCTTGTCCTGTAAG CTCGAGGGCTCACCGATTGTTGTCGCACAGAATGACAAATTTGACG CTTCAATGGAGAACAAGATATCATGTGATAGCACAAGAAGAGACATATCGGTTCAGAATCTTACATCAAATGCAGTCATAGAG GTCAACGTAGAAGTTCCTTTTGCATTTCGAGCAATCCCGACACAGGCCATTGAATCTACGGGCTCTCAAGTTCTAGAACAGATATTGAAGGCGATGCTTCCCCGGTTTATGTCGCAG TTAGAGAAGGATTATAATGCTTGGGCTTCCGGAGACACATCTAGGCAGCCTCTTGGGACGGGCCAGATTTAA
- the LOC142517209 gene encoding putative histone H2B.1: MTAKGEKKPAEKKPAAEKAPVAEKKLKAGKKLPKDGGAIAGDHKKKRAKKSTETYKMYIFKVLKQVHPDIGISSKAMGIMNSFINDIFEKLAQEASRLARYNKKPTVTSREIQTSVRLVLPGELAKHAVSEGTKAVTKFTSA, encoded by the coding sequence ATGACGGCGAAAGGGGAGAAGAAGCCAGCGGAGAAGAAGCCAGCCGCCGAGAAGGCCCCCGTCGCAGAGAAGAAGCTGAAGGCCGGGAAGAAACTACCCAAGGACGGCGGCGCCATCGCCGGGGACCATAAGAAGAAGCGCGCGAAGAAGAGCACCGAGACCTACAAGATGTACATCTTCAAGGTGCTGAAGCAGGTCCACCCCGACATCGGGATATCGAGCAAGGCTATGGGGATAATGAACAGCTTCATCAACGACATCTTCGAGAAGCTGGCCCAGGAGGCGTCGCGCCTCGCGAGGTACAACAAGAAGCCGACCGTCACCTCCCGTGAGATCCAGACGTCCGTGAGGCTCGTACTACCCGGTGAACTGGCGAAGCACGCAGTCTCCGAGGGTACCAAAGCCGTCACCAAATTCACCAGCGCATGA
- the LOC142537875 gene encoding protein BTR1 isoform X2 has protein sequence MESLAAEGKESLYNSSSSESQQNRSPPRKSSPSPDDAEKTTHLRFLLSNAEAGSVIGKGGSTINDIQSQSGARIQLSRNFEYFPGTSDRIIMVSGMVDEVLKAVEFIFSKLLDEFYVAEGDEVDPESKIRLVVPNSSCGGIIGKGGAIIRSLIEDSRAGIKISPQDNYFPGLHDRLVTVTGTLREQMRAIELILLKLVADSYYNQSVNAPFSYAVAYTAMNYRPNGAGVKYQNNRSLSKEDSSSVTLGVADEHIGIVVGRGGRNIMEISQLSGARVKISDRGDFLSGTSDRKVTITGPERAVRTAESMILQKVASVSER, from the exons ATGGAATCCTTGGCTGCGGAAGGGAAGGAATCTCTCTACAATTCGTCGTCGTCCGAATCTCAGCAGAATCGGTCGCCGCCTCGCAAATCGTCGCCTTCTCCAG ACGATGCAGAGAAAACCACTCATCTCAGGTTCCTTTTATCAAATGCTGAAGCTGGTTCTGTAATAGGAAAAGGTGGTTCAACCATAAATGATATCCAGTCCCAGTCTGGAGCACGTATCCAGTTGTCACGGAACTTTGAATATTTTCCTGGTACATCCGATAGGATTATCATGGTCTCCGGAATGGTTGATGAAGTATTAAAGGCTGTGGAGTTCATTTTTTCTAAATTGCTGGATGAG TTTTATGTTGCGGAGGGTGATGAAGTTGATCCAGAATCGAAAATTAGACTAGTTGTACCCAATAGCTCTTGTGGTGGAATAATTGGGAAGGGTGGTGCCATCATAAG GTCATTGATTGAAGACTCTCGAGCTGGAATCAAGATATCTCCCCAGGACAACTATTTCCCTGGTCTGCATGATAGGTTAGTGACAGTGACTGGTACTTTAAGAGAACAAATGCGGGCAATTGAGCTGATCCTCCTGAAACTGGTAGCCGATTCATACTATAACCAATCTGTGAATGCTCCATTTTCTTATGCAG TTGCATACACTGCAATGAACTACAGACCTAACGGAGCTGGAGTAAAGTATCAGAATAACAGGTCTCTTAGCAAG GAAGATAGCAGTTCTGTGACTCTTGGTGTTGCGGACGAACATATAGGGATTGTAGTTGGCCGCGGAGGACGTAATATCATGGAGATCAGTCAG CTTAGTGGGGCTAGGGTAAAGATATCTGACAGGGGTGATTTTTTGTCTGGGACTTCAGATAg AAAAGTTACCATTACTGGGCCTGAAAGAGCTGTTCGTACAGCTGAATCCATGATATTGCAAAAAGTTGCGTCAGTTTCGGAGAGGTGA
- the LOC142537875 gene encoding protein BTR1 isoform X1: MESLAAEGKESLYNSSSSESQQNRSPPRKSSPSPDDAEKTTHLRFLLSNAEAGSVIGKGGSTINDIQSQSGARIQLSRNFEYFPGTSDRIIMVSGMVDEVLKAVEFIFSKLLDEFYVAEGDEVDPESKIRLVVPNSSCGGIIGKGGAIIRSLIEDSRAGIKISPQDNYFPGLHDRLVTVTGTLREQMRAIELILLKLVADSYYNQSVNAPFSYAAVAYTAMNYRPNGAGVKYQNNRSLSKEDSSSVTLGVADEHIGIVVGRGGRNIMEISQLSGARVKISDRGDFLSGTSDRKVTITGPERAVRTAESMILQKVASVSER; this comes from the exons ATGGAATCCTTGGCTGCGGAAGGGAAGGAATCTCTCTACAATTCGTCGTCGTCCGAATCTCAGCAGAATCGGTCGCCGCCTCGCAAATCGTCGCCTTCTCCAG ACGATGCAGAGAAAACCACTCATCTCAGGTTCCTTTTATCAAATGCTGAAGCTGGTTCTGTAATAGGAAAAGGTGGTTCAACCATAAATGATATCCAGTCCCAGTCTGGAGCACGTATCCAGTTGTCACGGAACTTTGAATATTTTCCTGGTACATCCGATAGGATTATCATGGTCTCCGGAATGGTTGATGAAGTATTAAAGGCTGTGGAGTTCATTTTTTCTAAATTGCTGGATGAG TTTTATGTTGCGGAGGGTGATGAAGTTGATCCAGAATCGAAAATTAGACTAGTTGTACCCAATAGCTCTTGTGGTGGAATAATTGGGAAGGGTGGTGCCATCATAAG GTCATTGATTGAAGACTCTCGAGCTGGAATCAAGATATCTCCCCAGGACAACTATTTCCCTGGTCTGCATGATAGGTTAGTGACAGTGACTGGTACTTTAAGAGAACAAATGCGGGCAATTGAGCTGATCCTCCTGAAACTGGTAGCCGATTCATACTATAACCAATCTGTGAATGCTCCATTTTCTTATGCAG CAGTTGCATACACTGCAATGAACTACAGACCTAACGGAGCTGGAGTAAAGTATCAGAATAACAGGTCTCTTAGCAAG GAAGATAGCAGTTCTGTGACTCTTGGTGTTGCGGACGAACATATAGGGATTGTAGTTGGCCGCGGAGGACGTAATATCATGGAGATCAGTCAG CTTAGTGGGGCTAGGGTAAAGATATCTGACAGGGGTGATTTTTTGTCTGGGACTTCAGATAg AAAAGTTACCATTACTGGGCCTGAAAGAGCTGTTCGTACAGCTGAATCCATGATATTGCAAAAAGTTGCGTCAGTTTCGGAGAGGTGA
- the LOC142517225 gene encoding uncharacterized protein LOC142517225, whose product MAQYTMIGAALSVMLLVDLVFAARVGNTFNEGGGGGGGGGRGGGGGSGSDLGSGSGYGSGSGEGYGSSGYYNGGGGGGGGGGGGGGGGSANGYGSGYGSGKGEGYGGGGGGGGGGRGGGGGGGIGNGSGRGSGYGSGSGSGYGSGCGTGGSGGGGGGRGGGGGGGSTSGNASGYGSGSGSGSGYGSGNGGDGKYDQP is encoded by the exons ATGGCACAATACACCATGATTGGAGCTGCATTATCAGTCATGCTACTTGTGGACCTTGTGTTTGCCGCTAGAGTGGGAAATACGTTTAATGAAGGAGGAGGTGGGGGTGGTGGGGGAGGTAGGGGCGGTGGAGGGGGAAGTGGGTCGGACCTTGGCTCAGGTTCAGGTTATGGGTCTGGGAGTGGTGAAGGATATGGTTCTTCCGGATATTATAATGGTGGAGGCGGAGGTGGAGGTGGGGGTGGAGGCGGCGGCGGTGGAGGATCAGCCAATGGTTATGGTTCGGGATATGGGTCTG GAAAGGGTGAAGGAtacggaggtggtggtggtggtggtggtggaggcaGAGGTGGAGGCGGTGGCGGAGGAATAGGAAACGGTTCGGGAAGAGGCTCAGGGTATGGGAGCGGCAGTGGATCGGGATATGGAAGTGGATGTGGAACAGGTGGTagcggtggtggtggaggtggaagAGGCGGAGGAGGTGGCGGTGGCAGCACCTCAGGCAATGCCTCTGGTTATGGTAGCGGCTCTGGCAGTGGGTCTGGCTATGGTTCGGGTAATGGTGGGGATGGTAAATATGATCAGCCGTGA